A window from Seriola aureovittata isolate HTS-2021-v1 ecotype China chromosome 14, ASM2101889v1, whole genome shotgun sequence encodes these proteins:
- the dhx32b gene encoding putative pre-mRNA-splicing factor ATP-dependent RNA helicase DHX32: MAHDVSSLTGEEYFEGKSPLCPDTDALSHGDKDYDDILELNQFDGLPYSSRFYKLLKERKELPVWKAKCEFMDTLAKGQFVVVSGSAKTGRSSQIPQWCAEFCLSVQFQHGMVVCTQTHTQQAVDLALRVADEMDVNIGHEVGYRIPLDTCCTGDTVLRYCTDDMLLREMMSDPLLENYSVVVVDQAHQRTVATDVLQGLLKDIALQRPELRVVLLTSGEPGPKQLAHFTGSAAPLIHLESPVAGEVVYSSTGGGYFCSALRLVLEIHHAEEEGDVVVFLVTTQEIDLAHDILRHEVHSLPRDLGELLPVAVHPGRPGNLPIPGEEETGRTRRVFLTSSPNEDFFWAVSSISFVIDAGLEKRYVYNPRIRTNSVIIQPISKDQAESRKQLATGPTGKCFCLYPEDRQLPAEVRPHIVESDITSTVLFLKRMEIAGLHHCDFIDRPDPGGLMQALEELDYLAALDNDGNLSEMGIIMSELTLEPQMAKTVLASCEFDCVSEVVIIAAMLTAPTCFMVPSVDLKPEATQCHMKFQHPEGDHFTLINIYKAFKQCQQDPYCNVEKWCKDFYLNHTSLLMADALRSELTDILKRIELPVSVPAFGSRSNTFNIKRALLAGFFMQVARDVDGSGNYFIMTHKHVAQIHPLSGYGAKTPKLGLPEWVLFHEHSFSEDNCLRTVTHITPEEFIQMAPQYFFYNLPPSESKDILQNILNHGASTPPTSQQEPQEDPTNDRCVIQ, encoded by the exons ATGGCGCACGACGTTAGCAGTTTAACTGGAGAGGAGTATTTTGAAGGGAAATCACCCCTTTGTCCAGACACGGACGCTTTGAGTCACGGGGATAAAGACTATGATGACATTTTGGAGCTTAATCAGTTTGATGGACTGCCTTATTCCTCCAGGTTTTACAAActgctgaaagaaagaaaagagctgCCAGTGTGGAAAGCAAAATGTGAATTCATGGACACTTTGGCCAAAGgacagtttgttgttgtcagtggtTCTGCTAAAACTGGGAGGAGTTCTCAA ATTCCCCAGTGGTGTGCTGAGTTCTGCCTGTCAGTCCAGTTCCAGCACGGCATGGTGGTTTGTACCCAGACTCACACCCAGCAGGCTGTTGATCTCGCCTTAAGGGTGGCCGATGAGATGGACGTCAACATTGGCCATGAAGTCGGGTACCGCATCCCTTTGGACACATGCTGCACCGGCGACACAGTCCTCAG GTACTGTACAGATGACATGCTGCTGAGAGAGATGATGTCAGACCCTTTACTTGAGAACTACAGCGTGGTAGTCGTGGACCAGGCCCACCAGAGGACCGTAGCCACCGACGTACTGCAGGGTCTGCTGAAGGACATCGCCCTGCAGAGGCCGGAGCTCCGTGTGGTCCTCCTCACCTCGGGCGAGCCCGGCCCCAAGCAGCTGGCCCACTTCACCGGGTCAGCGGCGCCTCTGATTCACCTGGAGAGCCCCGTCGCAGGAGAGGTGGTGTACAGCAGCACAGGTGGAGGCTacttctgctctgctctccgTCTGGTGCTGGAGATCCACCACGCCGAAGAGGAAGGAGATGTGGTTGTGTTTCTGGTGACgacacag GAGATAGATCTGGCCCATGACATCCTGCGTCATGAGGTGCACAGCTTACCCCGTGACCTGGGTGAGCTCCTGCCTGTTGCTGTGCACCCTGGCCGGCCTGGGAATCTCCCAATCCcgggggaggaggagacgggCCGGACCCGCAGAGTATTCCTCACATCCAGCCCAAACGAGGACTTCTTCTGGGCTGTTAGCTCAATCAGCTTTGTCATTGATGCCGGCCTTGAGAAAAGATAT GTTTACAACCCCAGGATCAGAACAAACTCGGTCAtcattcagccaatcagcaaaGATCAGGCCGAGAGTCGCAAACAGCTGGCTACAGGTCCGACAG gcaagtgtttctgtttgtaccCAGAGGACAGACAGCTTCCTGCCGAAGTACGACCACACATCGTGGAGTCAGACATCACTTCCACTGTGCTCTTCCTGAAGAGGATGGAGATCGCAGGGCTGCACCACTGTGACTTCATCGACAGGCCAG ATCCTGGAGGTCTGATGCAGGCTTTAGAAGAGCTCGACTACCTGGCAGCTTTGGATAATGATGGCAACCTGTCTGAGATGGGCATCATCATGTCCGAGTTAACCTTGGAGCCGCAAATGGCCAAGACTGTGCTCGCCTCCTGTGAGTTTGACTGTGTCAGCGAGGTGGTCATCATCGCTGCCATGCTAACAG CACCCACTTGCTTCATGGTTCCCTCTGTGGACCTGAAGCCAGAGGCCACCCAGTGCCACATGAAGTTCCAGCACCCAGAGGGAGACCACTTCACCCTTATCAATATCTACAAGGCCTTTAAGCAGTGCCAGCAGGATCCAT ACTGTAATGTGGAGAAGTGGTGTAAGGATTTCTACCTGAACCACACTTCTCTGCTGATGGCTGACGCGCTTCGTTCTGAGCTCACCGACATTCTGAAGAGGATCGAGCTGCCCGTCTCAGTTCCCGCCTTCGGTTCCCGAAGCAACACCTTCAACATTAAGAGGGCCCTGCTGGCAGGTTTCTTTATGCAG GTGGCGCGGGATGTGGATGGATCAGGGAACTACTTCATTATGACCCATAAGCATGTGGCACAGATCCATCCTCTGTCTGGCTACGGAGCCAAGACCCCCAAGCTGGGCCTGCCGGAGTGGGTGCTGTTCCATGAGCACTCCTTCTCCGAGGACAACTGTCTCCGCACCGTCACCCACATAACACCGGAGGA GTTCATTCAGATGGCACCACAGTATTTCTTCTACAATCTACCGCCAAGCGAGAGCAAAGACATCCTCCAAAACATTTTGAACCATGGAGCTTCGACACCTCCAACCTCCCAACAGGAACCCCAAGAGGACCCGACCAATGACCGTTGTGTCATACAGTGA
- the edrf1 gene encoding erythroid differentiation-related factor 1, translated as MSASAGDREPGVPLDNAKEEISGPTCTGENSKHDSALCSGNTEIKSRAVVKYSAAPPPTSYALLQEKTDLKLPPANWLRENPQLGSAGTTILGSSSKSKPFSSFGMAYDFIDCIGDDVDVVSDSENIKKLLKIPYSKSHVSMAVHRVGRTLLLDELDIQELFMRSSQTGDWTWLKEFYQRLIDQKWQRKKKSKEHWYQKAILSKFLYYSINGDGAAEPVPDDRTEGEEENGAEEFSSSWPTTFTSTPSDTEESDAPKQESVSMDSTFALGQVTSIPKEQNLPTLFNEGENSQGLRNDFVRNIMWTFEDIHMLVGSNMPIFGGGRYPAVSLRLRDNNKPINILTGIDYWLDNLMCNVPELVMCFHVNGIVQKYEMIKTEDIPHLENSTFSTRVVKDIAQNILSFLKSNCTKEGHTYWLFKASGSDIVKLYDLTTLCEEAEEEKCQNPFTLPVAVLLYKVASNLMLKARQNRKHYGTIRTLLLNCVKLLDQERHPQIIASAHYMLSELFQLDEPPEEDGGESLRAGGSEDSYSDEDRVEDEEVDEEEELTEDSDSNSSYSNCSSPQDDSKAVAVIRSVGELSVPEKYKSTHQIRPSCAFPVSQDKEERCRHVLCYVLQGLKAVDGSIKKESDLPAADPNTPIPLKYEDRSAIGGCTAEKGISLLLERAGPLQADQKHPTRSGMIPGSWQHHMKLQLFLKASKAYYVLSDAATNLLKYGRALRYIKLSLQCHDAYCSVSGTLHPQVLHFHSQCLSLCGDIQLMLAQNANNRAAYLEEYSYQTKEDQEILHSLHRESSCQAFNMATDLAMDPEYQLFVSSKCYEAAFELLDSEALKDHASDQLAQVLKRLGNIRNEMGVYYMNQAAAMQTEKEAKKSVSVAEQEMWKKSFAFFEKGMRDFEAIADSTNTALLLCNTGRLMRICAQAHCAISADQSRGEFSPEEALYYNKAIDYYLRAMKSLASRENHPAVWDSVNWELSTTYFTLATLLQDYAPLSRKAQEQIEREVTEAMMKSLKYCDLQTESARQPLYQYRAATIHHRLASMYHSCFRNQVGDEHLRKQHRSLAELHYSKAVCLFLSLKDAPCELLRTLLERVAFAEFTMAGQSSSAAKLKSLTGALEIMTETRHAFQLIHKELQEDQIELSEPDPAGSAEFPDVASGPTSGLNLQEVMKLIGVFEPSFSFLLLQLVKLMTTMKRKSSNKDEELLKTYKNVYSKLLRAEKNAPLLSRVRLYIELLQQLTPQTGSDDTGTHS; from the exons ATGAGCGCATCAGCTGGGGACAGAGAGCCTGGGGTACCTTTGGATAATGCAAAGGAAGAAATCAGTGGCCCTACCTgcacaggtgaaaacagcaaGCAT GACTCGGCATTATGCTCAGGCAACACTGAAATTAAGAGCCGTGCCGTGGTCAAGTACTCTGCTGCCCCACCTCCTACCAGCTATGCCTTGCTGCAGGAGAAGACAGACCTGAAGCTGCCTCCTGCAAACTGGCTGCGAGAAAACCCCCAGCTGGGCAGTGCGGGCACAACTATATTAGGGTCCAGCAGCAAGAGCAAGCCTTTTTCCAG TTTTGGGATGGCCTATGACTTCATTGATTGTATCGGAGATGATGTTGACGTGGTGTCAGACTCGGAG AACATCAAGAAACTTTTGAAAATCCCCTACAGCAAGTCCCACGTCAGTATGGCTGTTCACCGCGTAGGGAGGACCCTACTTTTGGATGAGCTGGACATTCAAGAACTTTTCATGAGGTCCTCTCAG acAGGAGATTGGACATGGCTGAAAGAGTTTTACCAGCGGCTAATAGATCAGAAAtggcagaggaaaaagaagagtaAAGAGCACTGGTATCAGAAAGCAATCCTGTCAAAGTTCCTCTACTACAG TATAAATGGTGATGGGGCTGCGGAGCCTGTACCAGACGACCGGActgaaggggaggaggagaatggGGCAGAGGAGTTCAGTTCTTCATGGCCCACTACCTTCACCAGCACACCGTCTGACACTGAAGAATCAGATGCTCCCAAGcag GAAAGTGTTTCTATGGACAGCACGTTTGCTTTGGGCCAGGTGACGTCTATACCCAAAGAGCAAAACCTCCCTACACTGTTCAACGAAGGGGAGAACAGTCAG GGTTTAAGAAACGACTTTGTGCGTAACATCATGTGGACGTTCGAGGATATCCACATGTTGGTTGGTTCCAACATGCCTATTTTTGGAGGCGGTCGCTATCCTGCCGTCAGTCTGAGACTCAG gGACAATAATAAACCAATCAACATTCTGACAGGTATCGACTACTGGCTCGACAATCTGATGTGCAATGTCCCAGAACTGGTCATGTGCTTTCACGTTAATGGCATAGTTCAG AAATACGAgatgataaagacagaggacatCCCTCATCTGGAGAACTCGACTTTCTCCACAAGGGTGGTGAAAGACATCGCCCAAAATATCCTTTCCTTCCTTAAGTCCAACTGCACCAAAGAGGGTCACACCTACTGGCTTTTCAAAG CGAGTGGGAGTGACATTGTGAAGCTTTATGATCTTACTACTCTGTGTGAGGAGGCTGAAGAGGAGAAATGTCAGAACCCCTTCACTCTTCCTGTAGCTGTATTACTGTACAa AGTGGCCAGCAACTTGATGCTGAAGGCgagacaaaacagaaagcacTACGGCACAATCCGAACTCTGCTCTTAAACTGCGTCAAACTTCTGGATCAGGAGAGGCATCCACAG ATCATCGCCTCGGCCCACTACATGCTGTCAGAGCTGTTCCAGCTTGACGAACCCCCTGAAGAAGATGGAGGGGAGTCGCTCCGCGCCGGTGGCTCAGAGGACAGCTACAGCGACGAAGACCGGGTGGAAGATGAGGAGgtggacgaggaggaggagctgacgGAGGACAGCGATTCGAACAGCTCCTACAGTAACTGCTCCAGCCCACAGGATGATAGTAAAGCTGTAGCTGTGATCCGCTCTGTAGGGGAGCTGTCGGTGCCGGAGAAATACAAATCCACTCACCAGATCAGA CCAAGttgtgcttttcctgtttctcaAGACAAGGAGGAGAGATGCAGACACGTCCTGTGCTACGTACTACAG GGCCTGAAGGCAGTGGATGGCAGCATTAAGAAGGAGAGTGATCTCCCAGCTGCAGACCCCAACACACCCATTCCTCTCAAATATGAGGACAGAAGTGCTATCGGAGGCTGCACTGCTGAGAAAGGCATCTCTCTTCTTCTGGAACGAG CGGGGCCCTTGCAGGCGGACCAGAAGCACCCGACACGTTCAGGGATGATCCCCGGCTCGTGGCAGCACcatatgaagctgcagctcttccTCAAAGCCTCCAAGGCCTACTACGTCCTGTCTGATGCAGCCACTAACTTGCTGAAGTATGGCCGAGCCTTGCGCTACATCAAGCTGTCTCTGCAATGCCACG ATGCCTATTGCTCAGTGAGCGGTACACTGCACCCACAGGTGTTGCACTTTCACAGCCagtgcctgtctctctgtggggACATCCAGCTGATGTTGGCGCAGAATgccaacaacagagcagcttaCCTGGAGGAATACAGCTACCAGACCAAAGAGGACCAGGAGATCCTGCACAGcctgcacagagagagcagctgccagg CCTTCAACATGGCAACAGACCTGGCCATGGACCCGGAGTACCAGCTGTTTGTTAGCAGTAAGTGCTACGAGGCAGCGTTCGAGCTGCTCGACTCCGAGGCTTTGAAAGATCACGCCTCAGATCAGCTGGCTCAGGTGCTCAAACGACTTGGAAACATCCGCAATGAGATGGGAGTGTACTATATGAACCAGGCTGCAGCCATGCAGACTGAGAAAGAAG CAAAGAAGTCTGTGTCTGTCGCAGAGCaggagatgtggaaaaaaagttttgccTTCTTTGAGAAAGGCATGAGGGACTTTGAAGCCATCGCGGACAGCACTAACACAGCCCTGCTGCTGTGTAACACTGGCAGGCTGATGAGAATCTGCGCTCAGGCCCACTGTGCCATCTCAGCCGATCAGAGCAGAGGGGAGTTCTCACCTGAAGAGGCCCTCTACTACAACAAG GCCATAGACTACTACCTGCGGGCTATGAAGTCACTGGCAAGCCGTGAGAACCACCCAGCAGTGTGGGACAGTGTAAACTGGGAGCTGTCCACTACCTATTTCACCCTGGCTACACTCCTGCAGGACTACGCCCCACTGTCCAGGAAGGCCCAGGAGCAG ATTGAGAGGGAAGTGACTGAGGCGATGATGAAATCCCTGAAGTACTGTGACCTCCAGACGGAGTCGGCTCGTCAGCCGCTCTACCAGTACAGAGCTGCCACCATCCACCACCGCCTGGCCTCTATGTACCACAGCTGCTTCCGCAACCAG GTGGGGGATGAACACTTGAGGAAGCAGCATCGGAGCCTGGCAGAGCTACACTACAGCAAGGCTGTTTGTTTATTCCTCAGCCTCAAAGATGCGCCCTGCGAGCTTCTCCGCACGCTTCTGGAGAGGGTGGCCTTCGCTGAGTTTACTATGGCAG GTCAGAGCAGCAGCGCGGCTAAGCTGAAGAGCCTGACCGGCGCTCTAGAGATCATGACAGAAACTCGCCACGCTTTCCAGCTGATTCacaaagagctgcaggaggatCAGATAGAG TTGAGCGAACCAGACCCTGCTGGATCAGCAGAGTTTCCTGATGTGGCCAGTGGTCCCACCTCAGGACTGAACCTCCAGGAAGTGATGAAGTTAATTGGCGTGTTCGAGCCAAGTTTCTCTTTCTTGCTGCTGCAGCTCGTCAAACTGATGACAACAATGAAACGAAAATCAAG CAATAAGGACGAGGAGCTGCTGAAAACCTATAAGAATGTGTACTCCAAGCTGCTGCGAGCTGAGAAGAACGCACCTCTCCTCAGCCGTGTCAGGCTCTACATAgagctcctgcagcagctgaccccgcaaacaggaagtgacgaCACGGGTACTCATTCATGA